The nucleotide sequence AAGCTGGGGAAACAACCCACCTTGAGCTttggagagagagaaaaaaaaacccctggCTGCAGTATGACGAAAACTGCCCCGAGCTTGTTCAAACACCCACCCACTCCAACGAATTACCTAACCTAGGTACATTCATACTATGCATTCTACGCGCACATACCCTCTTGTTGTTTCTTTACTACGACCTTGAGGTGGCTTGGGTGGGGACCTTTTTTCACATCCGCCCAAGGTTCGGTCGTTTACGCAGGGTCTCTCCCGCCTTCCCTTGACTTCCCAATCGTGCGGTGCCAGGGATCATGCCCTGTTTTTCATGCCCGATGAGGGCGGGTATGGCTCTGGATGAAACGAAAAAGGATAGGTGCTTTAATTGAATGGCGGGTCGAAAACTTGGTAGCTGAAAGCTGTAAAGGTGCTTGGCAGATGACGTCGCATGGTTCGTAgctgtacctaccttacctacctgacCTACCTAGTAATCGAACTTTTCTCTCTGTCTTATTTTCTTTCAGCAACCACACCGCGTGCGTCAAGGGTTTTCCATCATCTTGTCCAAGATTTGATGACAGCCGCCCAGCGCGTTGATCACTGCACATCTCAACGTCCCCACCAGGTCCAGACCCCACCATCAGGGTCGAAACATTAGCGGAAAAGGGCAATTCGTGGCTTGACGGGGAGTAATTCCCGGACTAGCGACACTAGAAGCACTAAAAGCACTAGCATATCCGATAATCATATGCCTACCTCACATTAGCTGCCTGCCTTTTGTACATTTTTACCCTTGAAAGAAATGCTAGGCACTTTGGCTAGACTCGATTCTAATTCTCAACAAGAAAGCTTGCGCTATCGTGGTGATCAGGAACAAGTCTTATTTTCATGCTCGGCAATGAAACAGCAAACGTGGGCAATTGAGAAAGCTCTCACATATTTGCATGATGACAATTCTCTGTAACTAATACCTATCATACCTATCATACCTACCACACCTGCCATATACTCATTCCCAGCCTTGCCAGCAACCAGGTAGCCAACTCAAAACGGCTGCGAGTTTACAGGGTTCCTAAAGACGTCATGTTAGAGGTGAGCATTTGCGCCGCACAGTAGTGTCGAAACAATCCTTCAAATCGGGGACTTTGGATAGGTAACTCCGTAAGGCGGTAAGCTTGTAAAATGGAAGCCTTGGACTCTCGAGGGTCCCAGATGATGTAACAGATCGCCCAGGCTAGGTCAAGACCCACCCCCACTGCATTTAGCCACTTTTTTTGGGTTAAGTGGTGCAGCCGCCCAACCGCCGTTGAGGTCGGCCTGGGCATCATGCACTCCTGACCTTACCTTTACCGGTACTTGGCAGGGTTTTTTTGCTCTCTCTCAAGTATTCAGGGTTCAAACTGTAATGCTGATAAGGCGactaggtacgtacctacctaggtcgtCAACCTACTAAATTACCTAGAGCTAGTCTATGTTGGGTTAGAGACATACAGTACACGTGCAATACTGGGAGGCATTGAGTACCTCAACTGTAGGTATGACGCTGTCTTGGCCTTATTTCCGGGCTAGAAACCCACTGGAAATCCGTGGTGTAAACCTATAATACATCATTACACGTGAGTCCCTGGTCGACACTTGGTTGCCAAAATATGTGAGTGAGGCACAAAAGAAGACTTGCCGTGTCTGAGGCGTCATTCTCCTcatcgagaaaaaaaaaagaaaaaaagaaaaagcaatgGCATAATCGCCTACTCTGTACTCCGCAAGGCACCTTTATAGAAAAGTTTATATTGTCTAATAAGCTATTGAGAAGGCATAGTACCAATCAGCCTTGTTAGGTTGCAGAGCCTATGGCGTAATTGCGGCAGAGTGCAGAGGTATGCATATCCAAGTAGTAACTGTCAGCATATTCGGTACCGTCGGATCCGGTCACCATCGGCGTGCTGGTGGGGTGCGTGATATTGCGCAGTATACACATCTATATTAGGATGTTACGGCCATGTGCACGGCCCAAGCTCTTCCCGTATGGCGCAAGTTCATCAATCAAGTAGCTAGGCTGATATAAGAAAAAGGTAAGCATAAACAAAATTATCGGTGCAGGGGAATATCCTGTCCTGAATGCCTCGAAGCAGCTAGACAAGCTTCCAATTGTGTCCGAAACAAAGGCCATTTGTGATGCGTATATCAATCAGtatactagactagactaggtacTTATTTGTGTCACATGGCAAACCACCAGAGCGCCGGTGCGGTATTGGCGTTTAGTAAATGTCCGAATTTACCCTTGTAAAATGGAGAGTCAGGCACTTGCGATGTTCATCCTTTTCGTGACCCAATGACCACAAACCAAAAAGAGGTAGGCCGCTCACTGTATTTACCACATAGTTGCCTCAGTTACCAGGTCCTTGCCCCACGAAACGTAGCGATACATTTTGGTGAGCAAATAGGAAGATGCTCAATTTAGCACGCATTGCTGAAGCTGTGCACATCCTGCAGATGATGTTTGACTGCTACCATTGCTTGAATTTTGATGAAGGAATGCAACGCAGAACTTGCGCGCCTGAATTGGTACAACAGAAATGTATGTTGGTTTGGAACAAGATCCAGTTACCCTGCCCATTCGAATTTGGTTGGTTGTTCGGGCTCAAAAGTCGGCCGGACTCGGAACATTCCGTACATTGTCGGGCACTTATAAAGCGCCAAAAACGGCAACCCAGCAGGTGTTGCTTCGAATCCCGCGGAGACCAACCGTCAGAGTTTTTGGATTATTGATGCTATATCCGCAAAAGGAAACGCAAGCGTGGATGTTACTTCAAATCGAGATACTTTCTCGCGGTTCTCGCGGGCCCGGAGGAAGGCCGGCTCTTCTGGTGGATAGCTCTTTTAAACCGCAACTCAGCTTGCTAGTCTCAGTTGAAAGCATTCGAACATAACGcttgttttattttcttccTTGATCTTCTGGTCTGCATCAAGCTTGGACGTTCATTCTGATATTGTCCCTGGCCGAATTAAAGCACGCCATTCATGCCGAGAGAGCAAGGCTAAGCTGTCGGGAAAAGTTTAACTAATTTGCACAAACAAATATTGTACGCACTCCCAATAATGAACTTCCATTATTCCAAAGAAGGGGGGATATTTCCCTTATTCATCATCCCCCAGATCTTCGTGTCGGGTTAAACTGCTCCGACCACCAAACTCTGCGGGGGAATTTTTGAATAGCGAATGACGCCACAAGCAGGCGAACCTCAGCTAACTTCCCATGATGGCTGTATCTGTAGCGTCCGGCCTCCACCGCCAGCCCAATGCCGGCCGAAATCAGGACCGGCGGCACCGTTgcggaggaggagctgcAAAGGCAGCGGTCCATCGAGCAAGCCATTGCCGAGGGCCACGACGCCGACGTCCCTTCCAGTCTTGGCTACGTCTTGTCCGAGAAGGGTACCCAGTCACGCAGGCAATCCCTAGCGAGGAGCCAAAGCAACTCTCCGCCAAAGTCCGTCGTCGCCAGCGCCAGTAACAAGCCCGAGGCTGACCTTGAAAGGGGTACCGATGCCACTGCGACTGAAAGCGAGGGCGAGAATCCAAGTGAAGACGACCCCAACGTCGTTTGGTGGGATGGTGACGACGACCCCGACAATCCTTACAACTGGCCGGAATGGAAAAAATGGGTAAACACTATATTCGTTAGCACTTTGACCTTTTTGACGCCTTTGGCCTCGTGTAAGTGCAAATTCTTGTCCCAGGTTTTcccaagtaaaaaaaaaaaaataaacaaaaaggcTTGCCTTGCTTCTTGGCAGATGCCGGATAGACTAACATCAAAACCATCCCTCTCGCTAGCCATATTTGCGCCCGGTGTGCCTCAGCTGATGGAAGAGTTTCGAATCACCAACTCCGAATTGGGAAGTTTTGTTGTGTCGATATACATTCTCGGGGTGGGATTCTCCTCTTGGTTCCCCTTCTCTCCTCCTGATGCATGTCATGCGTCGTCGGTCGGCGCGCACTTTGCTAATTTTCATGCCTTCCTTCCACAGTTTGCTCTCGGGCCTCTAGTCATCGCGCCTTTGAGCGAGATTTATGGCCGCAGCATCGTGTACCACGTATGCAACCTTGGGTTCTTGGCCTTTGTGATTGCATGTGCCGTGGCGCCATCGATGAATAGCCTCATTGCCTTCCGCTTCATTTCTGGCATTTTCGGCTCGTGCCCCATCAGCAATGGCGGAGGCACCATTGCGGACATGATCGTACAGGAGAAGAGAGGATTCGCCATGTCAATATACACATTAGGACCTCTCATTGGTCCAGTCGTCGGACCTGTGGCTGGCGGCTTTTTGTCAGGTGCCAAGGGTTGGCGCTGGTGCTTTTGGGTCCTCGCCATTGCCACAGGATTCATGTCCATCTGCATGATGGTTTTCATGAAAGAAACCTACGCCCATGTCATTCTGGACCGCAAAACTGCAAAGCTCCGCAAGGAGACGGGCAATGAGCAGCTGCGAAGCAAGCTCGATGCCGGCCTGAGTACCACGGACTACTTTAAGCGAAGTATAGTGCGTCCCCTCAAGCTCATGGCCTTTTCGCCAATCACTCAAATCTTTGCTGTAAGTTAAGTCGGACAATACTCTTCTCTCGAGTCCCGCAGACGCCTTGGCCCTGAAACAATACTGACCTCAAACGGGCCCCCAAGATCTACTTGGCCATTGTGTACGGATACCTGTACCTCGTATTCACCACCATCACGTCGGTCTTCACTGAAACTTATGGTTTCAGTTCGTCTACCGCGGGTCTCGCGTTTCTTGGAATCGGCATTGG is from Pyricularia oryzae 70-15 chromosome 2, whole genome shotgun sequence and encodes:
- a CDS encoding cycloheximide resistance protein, whose amino-acid sequence is MPAEIRTGGTVAEEELQRQRSIEQAIAEGHDADVPSSLGYVLSEKGTQSRRQSLARSQSNSPPKSVVASASNKPEADLERGTDATATESEGENPSEDDPNVVWWDGDDDPDNPYNWPEWKKWVNTIFVSTLTFLTPLASSIFAPGVPQLMEEFRITNSELGSFVVSIYILGFALGPLVIAPLSEIYGRSIVYHVCNLGFLAFVIACAVAPSMNSLIAFRFISGIFGSCPISNGGGTIADMIVQEKRGFAMSIYTLGPLIGPVVGPVAGGFLSGAKGWRWCFWVLAIATGFMSICMMVFMKETYAHVILDRKTAKLRKETGNEQLRSKLDAGLSTTDYFKRSIVRPLKLMAFSPITQIFAIYLAIVYGYLYLVFTTITSVFTETYGFSSSTAGLAFLGIGIGFLIGQGIFTYTSDAYVQRRAAREGNGMLPEYRLLWLPFGGAVLPIGFFIYGWTAEYKVHWIAPIIGMGVIGIANILLFMSVTVYLIDSFNMYAASAMAANTVIRSVAGAVLPLAGPAMYAALGLGWGNSLLAFIALAMLPVPFVIQRYGEYLRTRFAFEM